The Priestia megaterium DNA segment TCTCTTATGGTTTTTTAAAATTGTTAGATGTGCTTCTTGATCTGTCATACAAAAAAATCCGCCTTTCACTTTTTCCCATCCATATTTCTTCATATATTGAATTGTATATAAATTTTCAATTTCTTCGGCTCTATTAAAGGTTATCATTCCTAAATCAATAATCTCTTTAATTTTTTGAGGGGGATGTTTCTTTGTCTAAGCAGATCCTCGACCTTTAAAATGTTTTTTTATTCGTTTCTTTGTGTCATTACTGGTTTGTCCAACATAGTAATTATGATTTTCTAATTTCAAAACATAAATATATCTATGCTGAATACTATCGTTTTCAATTGGCATGGGAAAACCTCCTTGAATACTAAGCTTTGATTTATTATATATGTAAAATATAGGATATTGGGGATGAATTGCTACAATACATATAATTAAACCAACAATTTTTATAAAAAATATTGAATGATGAAAGATAAAGGGATCGATTTAAGAATAAACATATAGCATACATACAATGAAGGCCGCCTTATAGATTTATACATAATGGGCGGCCTTTGTTGTGACTATGACTTAAAGGGGGAAACCTTTATTAGTAAAAATAGAAGTTTTCTACTGATGGCCGTCGTGATCAACCTTGCTATATGGATCTTTGTTCAGGAACAAATGACAAATGCCAAAGTTGAACAGCCTATTCTATCGATTGACCAACCTACGATGTGTAAATGAATAATGTTTATTTAAAAAGCAAAAGGGCATCCTCTTGCTTTTTATTTTTTACAGCGGCCAAGCTACTATGACGTATCTTCAAATGAGCATATTGGGTGCGAAGCGGCAGCCGATACGCTTATTTTCATAAATAAATACTTCCAGGGCAAACTAAACAATATGGTTTATATGCTATGGAGGTAAGTAATTTGAATAAGAAAAATGATACTAGATTAACCTCTTCAGAAATTACAAGTCTGTGGGTTCAATATATGAGGGAAACGATGGCAATTTGCATCAGTAAATATGTATTAGCAACTGTTAAAGATCCTGAAGTTCATTCTCTTTTTGGATTTTGTTTAGAACTATCTCAAAAACATCTCAAAGTGTTAAAAAAAATCTTAAATGCAGAAAATTTCCCTCTACCAAATGGTTTTACAGATAAAGATGTAAATTTGGAAGCTCCACCTTTATTCACGGATTCACTTTGGTTACATTACATACATGTTATGACGATTCATGGATTATCAGGACATAGCATGTCATTTAGTAGTTCTATTCGGAAAGATATTAGGGATCTTTATTATCAATGTAACATGGACGCGATGGATGTTTATAACAGATCAATTGATATTCTCTTATCTAAGGGCCTTTATGAAAGAGATCCTTATTTTTCAATGCCCCAAGGTGTCGAGTACATAACAGAATTAGGATATGCAATGGATATATTGGGAAAGAAAAGACCTTTAAATTCGATGGAGGCAGGAAATATATATACTGATTTAAAGAAAAGTATTTCAGCAAAAGCTATTCTTCTCGGATTTCAGCAGGTAACCCAAGATAAAAAAATACGTAAGTTTATGGAGGATGGTTTAAATTTAGTTAATAAGCATATAGGTCTTTTTTCTTCACTGTTACATGAAGGAGGTCTCCATACCCCACCGTTATTAGACAGAGAAGTTACAAATTCTAAGATCGCACCTTTTTCAGATAAATTAATGCTATTTCATGCCGGATTTATGTTTAATTTAGCTATGATATATTATTCGGTTACTATGTCTGTCAGTATGAGAATTGATGTAGTAGGACACTGTGAAGCATCGATTCTAAGAGATTTAAAACTTACTACCAGTTGGGGAAATATTATGATTGAAAGAGGATGGATAGAAAAGCCACCAGAAGCAAATGATCGAACTGAGTTATAACTATAAAAAGAAGTAGCATTCTAAATTCCGCCATTGTCAATGGTAAGCGGACCGTAGGGAGCATTAAGGAATTGACAATGTCACTACGCCAAGACCCTCTTGGCACTCAAACAAACGAGTTTGTTTGACGCCAACCGGCGAGGGAGCCCCCTCAAAAAAGTGAGGGGGTTGGGGGAGTTTTTCGAATGGGGTTAAGGGGAAGAGTTCCCCTTACAGGTGGTGGACGGCGTCCACGGTCTTAACGAAAAAGGGGATCCGTTTAGGATGTCTTTTTTTTCGTTTTGGCGGAGCCAAACACAGGGAGGAACTCCGACCGCCACCTCGTAGAGCGCGCTCCCAATTTGACCGAAGGTGAAAAATTGGTGTAGTGCGTTACACCAAATCTAAAGTTGTGGTATGCTGGACCTAAGAACAGTGGTCGAAATGGGGGATTGAGGGATGGCCAAATATGGGATTATCCGCATGCAAAAGTTCCACAAAGACGCAATATTAGGTATCCAGAAACACAACCAACGAGAAGGCGAGAACAGTAAAAATAAAGATATCGATTCAAACAAAACGATGCTCAACTATGACTTTGTGAATGAGGACAAAATTAAGTACCATGAAGAAATTAAGAAGATGACGACCACCCGTGTGAAACGAAAAATTCGGAATGATGCGGTCCTGGTCGCAGAGTTCTTTGTGTCGGCCAGTCCGGAATACATGCATGCGATGTCGCCAGACGAGCAGCGTAAATATTTTGAAGCATCACTGGACCATATAGCTGGCAAGTATGGTCAGCAGAACATTTTATATGCTACGGTACATAACGATGAATCAACGCCACATATGCACGTGGGCTTTGTACCAATTACGGAAGATCGACGCTTGGCCGCGAAAGACTATTTTCATGGCAAAACGAAGATTCGTCGAATTCAGGATGACTTTCATAACTACATGAACAAACGTGGTTATGACATTGAGCGTGGCGAGCCGAGCGAGCTTCAGCATAAAAGTGTTCATGAATTTAAGAAAGAAGAACGACAAAAAGAGCTAAACAACTTAGACCAACAACTAATCTTCAAGGAAAAAGAGATTCAAAGAATGGATAACTTACGGAACCTAAAGGAAGAGGGATTAGTTGATATACGTAGTGATCAGAGTATTGAAGAGCTTTGTCGTAAATCTGTTGAAATTGAAGTAAGTAAAGGTATGCTTGGTTCAAAAGTGAAAGTCGAAGAAGATGATTTTCATTGTGTCGTTGATCTCGCAAAAGAATTGCAGGAGAAGCTGGCGGCCGAGCATAAGCGTACAAATGCATTAAGCCAAGAAGTTGAGAAAATGATGAAAGAGAATAAGGTGTTAACACAGCAATTAGAGAGTATAAGAGAAGATTTGAGTATGCATCTTGTTCATCAAGAGAGAGAAGTGGAAAAGGCGAAGCATTTGATGAGGCAGAAGTTGATACGAGATTTCTCTGAGAATGAGAAAGAAAAATTGAAAGAAGAGCTTAAAAGAGAACTAGATAGCGAATATAAGGCTCATATAAGCTCTTTAAGCGACGATTTAACGATTGAGAAGCAGAAACATGAGAAAACGAAAAGAGAGCTTGTACAGGCAAATAAAGCGAATGATACCCTGACGAAGATGAATGTTGACTATATAGAAAATTATGTGCGAAAAGAGGATCTTGATAAAGCCAATCAGCAAGTTAATGAATTAAAGAAAGAGAATAAGACATTGAAAGCTTGGAAGGAAAAAGCATTGAATTGGATAGATAAGAATGTCGAGAAGATGAAGCAGATCTCGTTTTTTCAACATGTAGCTGGAGTCCAAAAAAGAAATAAAAGGCAAGATCAAGAAATTGAAAGATGATAATATCAATAAATGCTTTAAAACGTTTGATTAAGAACACTAAGCATAAGGGCAATTTGAGTTAATAAGGTCTCCTTCAAACTAGAATCAGTACAGCTAGAATGTTGTTGTATTAAGTATAAGAGTTCTCTGTTGAATAATAGGAGTTCGTATCTAGTTAGCATGAAATTTCTCCTTCTTTTATAAAAACTATTTTTTAAAAGCTTCGAGTAAAAATGAATAGTTTTATATACACAAAAAAAGCTATTTCATTTCTATGGGCATTGGCTTTGCATAGAAATGAAATAGCTTTTTTACAGGGTTCACACGTATAACAAGTAACGAAAAAATAGCTCCAAATCAATATTATCATCTTTTTTCCATAAATACTATATTTTTCCTGCGGGAGGTTAAATGAGAAGGAAAGAGCAAGAAATAGAAAGATAAAGTTCCGTTGTACAAGGACATTTGTATATTGTAAGATATTCATATAAAAGTAAAAAATCAAAACTAGAACAAGGTTAATCTAATCGTTCTAAGAGTGATTAACCTTGTTTTAGTTTTGCCATTAAAAGTAAATGGGTGATGGGGGTATTGGAGTCTCATAAAGTGATCTTAAAAGAAGCTTTAACAGTCGAGATTGAAAAAGAGAGAAAATCTTTGATTGAAACGGCATTTGAAGAGGGTTTTACAAGTAAAAATACAGTGGAAATTAGTCAATTTATTGATGAGATGTTAAATGAGTTAGAAAAGATTAGGTAGTTCTATTAAATATAAGAAAAGCCCTCAAACTTAATTGGGGGCTTTTCTTACATGTGTGGTTTCTATTTATTATTGATAAAAGGTGAAACATGTGCAAATATAAAATACCTCATGTATCCATAGTTTGTCGAGGT contains these protein-coding regions:
- a CDS encoding DUF3231 family protein, whose protein sequence is MNKKNDTRLTSSEITSLWVQYMRETMAICISKYVLATVKDPEVHSLFGFCLELSQKHLKVLKKILNAENFPLPNGFTDKDVNLEAPPLFTDSLWLHYIHVMTIHGLSGHSMSFSSSIRKDIRDLYYQCNMDAMDVYNRSIDILLSKGLYERDPYFSMPQGVEYITELGYAMDILGKKRPLNSMEAGNIYTDLKKSISAKAILLGFQQVTQDKKIRKFMEDGLNLVNKHIGLFSSLLHEGGLHTPPLLDREVTNSKIAPFSDKLMLFHAGFMFNLAMIYYSVTMSVSMRIDVVGHCEASILRDLKLTTSWGNIMIERGWIEKPPEANDRTEL
- a CDS encoding GIY-YIG nuclease family protein, with the protein product MPIENDSIQHRYIYVLKLENHNYYVGQTSNDTKKRIKKHFKGRGSA
- a CDS encoding aspartyl-phosphate phosphatase Spo0E family protein produces the protein MGVLESHKVILKEALTVEIEKERKSLIETAFEEGFTSKNTVEISQFIDEMLNELEKIR
- the mobV gene encoding MobV family relaxase; translated protein: MAKYGIIRMQKFHKDAILGIQKHNQREGENSKNKDIDSNKTMLNYDFVNEDKIKYHEEIKKMTTTRVKRKIRNDAVLVAEFFVSASPEYMHAMSPDEQRKYFEASLDHIAGKYGQQNILYATVHNDESTPHMHVGFVPITEDRRLAAKDYFHGKTKIRRIQDDFHNYMNKRGYDIERGEPSELQHKSVHEFKKEERQKELNNLDQQLIFKEKEIQRMDNLRNLKEEGLVDIRSDQSIEELCRKSVEIEVSKGMLGSKVKVEEDDFHCVVDLAKELQEKLAAEHKRTNALSQEVEKMMKENKVLTQQLESIREDLSMHLVHQEREVEKAKHLMRQKLIRDFSENEKEKLKEELKRELDSEYKAHISSLSDDLTIEKQKHEKTKRELVQANKANDTLTKMNVDYIENYVRKEDLDKANQQVNELKKENKTLKAWKEKALNWIDKNVEKMKQISFFQHVAGVQKRNKRQDQEIER